The DNA segment ATCATGTTTGAATACAGTACATTTCAAAAAACATTTCAACGTGATCCtgcaaacaaaaaattcaaattagttCATTTTTGGCAAAATTGTTGGAATACAATGAACCTATTTGCACCCTTCACAAGGTATagtgttctttattactttatgaGGCTAGATTACACTGGCTGTGTCTGCACCTGTATCAGacaaaaactttgtaaaaatgATACTAAAAGTACATATAGGCAAAATTCCATAATACTTCTTGCCTAGAAATACCATATTCTATTAATGTGGAAGTTTGTAGTTAAATTTTCCTAATCAGTCCTACCTAATACCTATACACACTAAAGAAAAACACAGGCATAAGTACCTGAAATTTAATCAGTGTCATTAATTGTCCTCAGTGTAATACactattttatataatgttaataagcCATATAATGCACAGTGGGTTTATTTCATAAGATGATAAACTAGCAGAACCAACTCTCAGCTATGACCAGGTGGACCGACTTCCAAAGTTTGGTATTCGTCTTAGAATAAAGTCATATACTTTAAACCAAATAAAGAACTGTACACCTTATATACTGAAGTGTTTGGGGCACTGCCAACGACTGATTAAATTGATATTGTATTGTACTTTGTCACAGACAGAAGTAACATTTGTTCAAACCAAAAATGCAGTAAGGAAGTTCTAAAAGCATGAATAAAGTTCTAAAAAATGAAGCACAAGTTTACCTAATAAAAGCTGAAGGGCAATAAAACAGTAAGCTTTGTCTCAGAAAAATCATTCTGGACCAGAAGACTAAAGGACTAAACCGTGTGAGAGATAGTTTACTGAAAAGGGATTTCCACATTATGTGTCACTTACTGGCCTTGAAACTTTAGGCAATGGCCACCTAAAGAGATCAAACCATCAAGCAAGCAATTACTGTTTAAGGtaactgtaaatatttctttttataatgtcTAAGAGCGCATCTTGCTACTTGCCTGACTTTATTGAGGCTTGATTATATATGACAGGTCTTGAAAACTTTTATGTTACAAACTCTTCCAGATCTGGAAGCAAATATTACACTACCCATAAACCACCAAGGTGAAGTTCCTAAATTTCTATCAAGTAAACTAATATCACTATTCATTATAAATCAGTATAAAAATAGACCATTTTTcctaaaaacagtttaaaatttcatatagaatCTATTCTTCCATAAGATCTAGTTGTATGTCCATTACTAGTAATGCTGTTAGCATTGGAAGAAAGAACACCATTTTGTGTGCTATAAGTACTACTCTGTGAAATACCATTGGCACCTTCATGTATCCTAGGATACGGACCAACTCTGGATGAGGTGATGTGATTAAAGGCATATGCTGGATGAAATGGAGGAAGCTGGAGAGGACTAATGTCATACTGTGAGTTGTACATGGGAACCACAGTTCCATTGGCTTCAGGAGCATAGCTAGAAGCCCTGGTGCTCATCACTTGACTCAGTGGTGCCATTGCTGCCCTCTTCCTGGCCACATTAGCATCATATTTGGCCTGAAAATGAAACTCCTATATTTAGATCAAGATATAATTGAACATTAAACCCAAACAAAATTCAAATGACAttctaatatttcaaaaataaaatctagaaaTTACAACAAATGCAGTATACAGTACTTACTTTGTTATAACCAAGGACCCCAATCACTGCTAAAAACATCCCCAAAACATTTGAAAACGTAATTGGATTACGCAAAAACAAGAGTGATATGGAAATGATGCAGATCCTCTTTGTTGCACTCGCAACTGCATAAGTGAGTGGTGTGACATGATGCAGAATTGTAAAAGCTACGAAGTTCTGTAGCCAGTTTAGAAACCCATCCAAGAGGAGAAGTAAAATAGTATCAGTTGGGGCTCTCCTaacaaactgaaaatacaataagattttaaaattaataagtgTAAACTAAACATAGAAATGAAATTCCACTGGCAAAACACTGTAACTCAAAAGGCTTATACATAAAACACTGATGTGCAATGAATTTTGGATGAGAAACATTGCATTTCTACATTCACATAAATATGGCAAGTTGCTaccaaagagagaaaatatcctATTACTGACTTGCATAGAAATTAAAATGTATACTTTCTCATAAATCGCACAAGAAATAACTGTATACAGAAATATATCATGTATGTGAAGTGAGCTTTCtcataaaactttgaaaatatgCTTACCACGGCTTCATCATTAATAATATCATAACCTTCGGTAAATACCCACACAGGTGTAAACATAATGAGGGCGAGAAATCCCAGGAGATGAAGAAGACGTAAATGGTGAAGTCCA comes from the Macrobrachium rosenbergii isolate ZJJX-2024 chromosome 3, ASM4041242v1, whole genome shotgun sequence genome and includes:
- the LOC136852589 gene encoding solute carrier family 35 member E1 homolog, translating into MAEKDHNNDSVVHVLLLCGGWYLVSSTNNVVGKTLLNEFPYPITVTMVQLLSIAVYSSPTLRWMGVRKRADISWSYYKRMIFPLAFGKFFSSVFSHISIWKVPVSYAHTVKATMPFFTVLLARVLFSEKQTTKVYFSLVPIILGVAIATITELSFDVIGLVAALVATCGFSLQHIFSKKALNDTGLHHLRLLHLLGFLALIMFTPVWVFTEGYDIINDEAVFVRRAPTDTILLLLLDGFLNWLQNFVAFTILHHVTPLTYAVASATKRICIISISLLFLRNPITFSNVLGMFLAVIGVLGYNKAKYDANVARKRAAMAPLSQVMSTRASSYAPEANGTVVPMYNSQYDISPLQLPPFHPAYAFNHITSSRVGPYPRIHEGANGISQSSTYSTQNGVLSSNANSITSNGHTTRSYGRIDSI